In Rhodococcus sp. OK302, one genomic interval encodes:
- a CDS encoding peptidase, translating to MRRNEAIGISPFQSAGALQGFVISGRWPDTTKEWAQLLALTVRVATLPGLLPTTTVFGVREDVPDDPEPGTIGLVVAEGPVLGDFALPPGRFSDHQPPALIMLHPPSETTSSLPECEGSASGCVLLPGLPYLGLDHRAAWVEAEADGTVVSMISRVGIDPISDPDTAVLAMLLAC from the coding sequence ATGAGAAGAAACGAAGCGATTGGCATCTCACCGTTCCAGTCGGCCGGGGCACTGCAAGGTTTTGTCATTTCCGGGCGTTGGCCGGACACCACAAAAGAGTGGGCGCAACTTCTTGCACTGACGGTCCGGGTAGCCACCTTGCCAGGTCTGTTGCCGACGACGACGGTCTTCGGCGTCCGCGAAGACGTCCCGGATGATCCGGAACCGGGAACAATCGGACTGGTTGTTGCCGAGGGGCCCGTGCTCGGCGACTTTGCACTTCCGCCTGGCCGCTTTTCCGACCACCAGCCGCCCGCGTTGATCATGTTGCATCCCCCATCGGAAACTACATCCAGCCTGCCCGAATGCGAGGGCAGCGCCTCCGGCTGCGTGCTGCTTCCGGGCCTGCCGTACCTGGGTTTGGATCACCGCGCTGCCTGGGTGGAAGCGGAGGCCGACGGGACGGTCGTCTCGATGATCAGCCGGGTCGGCATCGATCCGATCAGTGATCCCGACACTGCCGTTTTGGCGATGCTCCTCGCCTGCTGA
- a CDS encoding MaoC/PaaZ C-terminal domain-containing protein, which produces MTTPTVQFDTSGLDVWTDPEHFEVTAERIAEYAAATNDPIERHLRGEIAPPVFAVVPVFMSMAPAALSVAPVELLMKLVHGEQDFLFHRPIYPGDHLVARAKPIGFEGRDNGSTVVIYVETKTDKGELVNEQWMTAFFRKVDAGTGLGEKAPNHRFGEALRDAAPAAVVNQHIDEDQTFRYSPASGDPMPIHLDDEIARLSGLPGIINHGLCTMAFTSWGALTELADGQTERLRRLAVRFAKPVLPTQDMETTFYKSGSADGATSYSYETSAVGDLVIKDGLAVISDI; this is translated from the coding sequence ATGACAACACCCACCGTCCAATTCGATACTTCCGGTCTGGACGTCTGGACTGATCCGGAACACTTCGAGGTAACAGCCGAGCGTATTGCCGAATATGCGGCTGCCACCAACGATCCCATCGAGCGGCACTTGCGCGGCGAAATCGCCCCGCCCGTGTTCGCGGTGGTGCCGGTCTTCATGTCGATGGCACCCGCAGCACTGTCGGTGGCGCCGGTGGAACTGCTGATGAAGCTGGTGCACGGTGAGCAGGATTTCCTGTTCCATCGTCCCATCTACCCCGGCGATCACCTGGTGGCGCGGGCAAAGCCCATCGGATTCGAGGGCCGTGACAACGGATCAACCGTAGTCATCTATGTCGAAACCAAAACCGACAAGGGCGAATTGGTCAATGAGCAGTGGATGACGGCATTCTTCCGCAAGGTCGACGCCGGCACCGGTCTGGGCGAGAAGGCGCCGAATCATCGCTTCGGCGAAGCACTTCGGGACGCCGCTCCCGCCGCAGTCGTGAATCAGCACATCGACGAGGATCAGACGTTCCGGTACTCACCGGCCTCCGGGGATCCGATGCCGATTCACCTCGACGACGAGATCGCCCGCCTGTCCGGCCTTCCGGGAATCATCAACCACGGACTGTGCACGATGGCATTCACGTCGTGGGGCGCCCTCACGGAACTAGCCGACGGCCAGACCGAGCGTTTACGCCGTCTCGCAGTGCGATTCGCGAAGCCTGTGCTCCCGACACAGGACATGGAGACCACCTTCTACAAGTCCGGATCGGCCGACGGAGCTACCTCGTATTCGTATGAAACCAGCGCGGTCGGTGACCTCGTCATCAAGGACGGTCTTGCCGTCATCAGCGACATCTGA
- a CDS encoding amidase, whose protein sequence is MSTNLPVHAFTDDALGDLDATGVAARIASGEVTAREVMEASIARAEAMQGQINGLAYTDFDRALVRSKRPTTGIFAGVPTAIKDNTDSAGLPTQQGSTAFTALPAMADSDFAKQFLSTGAISIGKSRLPEFGFNASTEFMTEEPVRNPWNPAYSAGASSGGSAALVASGVLPFAHANDGGGSIRIPAAACGLVGLKTTRGRTVADPADKSLPIRIISQGAVTRTVRDTARWMSAAEGYYRNPRLAPVRLIEGPSPTRLRVGVITDSVTVTKTDDETRKSVAATAELLAELGHHVEDAVHPVGQEFVEDFGIYWGFLSFAISTGGKQMLGSDFDKSATDNLSRGLYSLYRKNLAKTPRAFYRLRRVQQQYSAMFQKYDVVLSPTLAHTTPELGYLSPAQPFEELFDKLIAYTSFTPLNNISGGPAISLPMHQTSNGLPLASHFSADLGDERTLLELAFELEEAQPWNRIQD, encoded by the coding sequence ATGTCTACGAATTTGCCTGTTCACGCATTCACCGACGACGCCTTGGGCGATCTCGACGCCACGGGTGTTGCTGCCCGGATCGCATCCGGTGAGGTGACTGCGCGGGAGGTCATGGAGGCCTCGATCGCCCGCGCCGAAGCGATGCAGGGGCAAATCAACGGCCTTGCGTACACAGATTTCGACCGTGCTCTGGTGCGGAGCAAGAGGCCGACCACGGGAATCTTTGCGGGTGTCCCCACCGCAATCAAGGACAACACCGACAGCGCCGGTCTGCCCACCCAGCAGGGAAGCACGGCCTTCACCGCCCTCCCCGCCATGGCGGACAGCGACTTCGCGAAGCAGTTCCTGTCCACCGGCGCAATTTCCATCGGAAAGTCCCGGCTGCCCGAGTTCGGATTCAACGCTTCCACCGAGTTCATGACCGAAGAACCAGTCCGCAATCCCTGGAACCCGGCCTACTCGGCGGGTGCGTCGTCGGGCGGTTCCGCAGCATTGGTCGCGTCGGGCGTCCTCCCCTTCGCGCATGCCAACGACGGCGGCGGTTCCATCCGCATCCCCGCTGCCGCGTGCGGGCTGGTCGGCCTCAAAACCACCCGTGGCCGGACCGTCGCCGATCCCGCGGACAAGTCCTTGCCGATCCGGATCATCTCGCAGGGCGCCGTCACCAGGACTGTCCGCGACACCGCACGTTGGATGTCGGCAGCCGAAGGTTACTACCGCAATCCACGACTCGCCCCGGTTCGCCTGATCGAAGGCCCCAGTCCCACTCGTCTACGCGTCGGCGTGATCACTGATTCCGTAACCGTCACCAAGACGGATGACGAAACCCGTAAATCTGTTGCAGCCACAGCGGAACTGCTCGCCGAACTCGGCCATCATGTCGAAGACGCCGTGCATCCCGTGGGGCAAGAGTTCGTCGAGGATTTCGGGATCTACTGGGGATTCCTGTCTTTCGCAATATCTACCGGCGGCAAGCAGATGTTGGGCTCCGACTTCGACAAGTCCGCTACCGACAATCTCTCGCGCGGTCTGTACTCGCTGTACCGGAAGAATCTCGCGAAGACTCCGCGGGCATTTTATCGGCTACGCCGCGTCCAGCAGCAGTATTCGGCAATGTTCCAGAAGTACGATGTCGTGCTCTCCCCGACACTCGCCCACACTACGCCCGAGCTTGGATACCTTTCCCCGGCTCAGCCTTTCGAGGAACTGTTCGACAAGCTGATCGCCTACACGTCGTTCACCCCCCTCAACAACATCTCCGGTGGTCCCGCAATCTCGTTGCCGATGCACCAAACCAGCAACGGCCTACCACTGGCTTCCCATTTCTCGGCAGATCTCGGCGATGAGCGCACTCTGCTCGAGTTGGCCTTCGAACTGGAAGAGGCCCAGCCCTGGAATCGAATCCAGGACTGA
- a CDS encoding TetR/AcrR family transcriptional regulator, with the protein MTNTAESAQPDGRSTRWNDHKEQRRARILDAALDAVNEGGADIGVQLIAERADVPRSVVYRIFKDRADLDEQLRVRILDMMMSDLTPTLTPAGTVGDTISRAVHTYIQWIMKYPRLHHFLGKGSPSTRTTGSKVVGSKVVTGTKTAIAVQLGNLLGAILASRGKPSKMAEPLAFGLIGLVDVSVNRWLSQPGSDVSSTELADFLELSIWQVLDGNLRRMGIDITLKTPISEL; encoded by the coding sequence ATGACGAATACAGCTGAGTCGGCGCAGCCCGACGGGCGCAGCACTCGCTGGAACGATCACAAGGAGCAACGCCGAGCACGGATCCTCGACGCGGCCCTCGACGCCGTCAACGAGGGCGGCGCCGACATCGGCGTTCAACTGATCGCGGAGCGCGCCGATGTACCCCGTTCGGTCGTGTATCGGATCTTCAAGGATCGTGCCGATCTCGACGAACAGTTGCGGGTCCGGATCCTCGACATGATGATGAGTGATCTGACGCCCACCCTCACCCCGGCGGGCACAGTGGGCGACACCATTTCGCGGGCAGTCCACACCTACATCCAATGGATCATGAAATATCCACGGCTGCACCACTTCTTAGGCAAGGGTTCGCCGAGCACACGGACAACGGGCTCGAAGGTAGTCGGTTCCAAAGTTGTCACCGGAACGAAGACCGCCATCGCCGTTCAGTTGGGCAATCTGTTGGGCGCAATTCTGGCGAGCCGCGGAAAGCCGTCAAAGATGGCTGAGCCGTTAGCTTTCGGGCTCATCGGACTGGTCGACGTCAGCGTCAATCGATGGCTCAGCCAACCGGGATCCGACGTCTCGAGCACCGAATTGGCCGACTTCCTCGAACTTTCCATCTGGCAGGTCCTCGACGGCAATCTCCGCCGGATGGGTATCGATATCACCCTG
- a CDS encoding FadR/GntR family transcriptional regulator: MFQPVARTSASGAVFDQISVKVLAGELAAGEALPSERKLAEAFGVSRPAVREAMQKLAQAGLVEVRQGESTSVRDFRRQAGPELLPQLLVRGGVPDLSVVRSVLEARELMGPQIAALAARRVSPEHGIELHAAVDHLAATDDPVEQQNRALAFWEFVVDGADSIAFRLIFNSLRTAYEPAMTALAAVMVAEVGQTELYRKLATAITTHDEPTSAALAGELLRSGTTAIGEALTFLEGLKP, from the coding sequence ATGTTCCAACCCGTTGCACGCACCTCGGCATCCGGCGCCGTCTTCGATCAGATCTCGGTAAAAGTGCTGGCCGGAGAGTTGGCAGCCGGCGAGGCCTTGCCCAGCGAACGAAAGCTGGCCGAGGCGTTCGGCGTTTCCCGGCCCGCGGTGCGGGAAGCAATGCAGAAGCTCGCCCAGGCCGGATTGGTGGAAGTCCGGCAGGGAGAGTCGACGTCGGTGCGCGATTTCCGACGGCAGGCCGGGCCGGAACTTCTGCCACAGCTTCTTGTTCGGGGCGGCGTCCCGGATCTGTCAGTTGTCCGCAGCGTCCTCGAAGCCCGCGAGTTGATGGGACCGCAGATCGCTGCCTTGGCTGCCCGACGCGTTTCACCGGAACACGGCATTGAACTCCACGCTGCCGTCGACCATCTTGCCGCCACCGATGATCCCGTGGAACAACAGAACCGCGCACTCGCGTTCTGGGAATTTGTTGTCGACGGTGCCGATTCCATCGCGTTCAGGTTGATCTTCAACAGTCTCCGCACCGCCTACGAACCTGCGATGACGGCCCTGGCCGCGGTCATGGTTGCCGAGGTCGGCCAGACCGAACTGTATCGAAAACTGGCTACTGCCATCACCACACACGACGAGCCCACCTCTGCGGCGCTGGCCGGGGAGCTTCTGCGCTCGGGCACGACGGCGATCGGTGAGGCCCTCACGTTCCTGGAAGGACTGAAACCATGA
- a CDS encoding sterol desaturase family protein gives MSTPLTLSDAARTFRKSPTPWMIGAMLVAATASRIALGNWQITDALVPLVMIAVFPFVEWTIHVVILHWKPRKIAGITIDSRLARSHREHHASPRTVPLIFIPWQTLLIVIPVLAAVALLAFPRIELALTFLTCISVIGLIYEWTHFLIHSDYKPKTALYKSVWRNHRNHHFKNEHYWFTVTTAGTADRVLGTYPAPKSVETSPTAKNLHGATSNL, from the coding sequence ATGAGCACGCCACTGACACTCTCCGATGCCGCTCGAACCTTCCGCAAGTCGCCCACCCCGTGGATGATCGGGGCAATGTTGGTCGCTGCGACAGCATCACGAATTGCACTGGGCAACTGGCAGATCACCGATGCCCTGGTTCCCCTCGTGATGATTGCCGTATTTCCGTTCGTGGAGTGGACTATTCACGTCGTCATCCTGCATTGGAAACCTCGGAAGATTGCCGGCATCACCATCGATTCGCGGCTGGCACGCAGCCATCGCGAACACCATGCGTCGCCGCGCACGGTTCCCTTGATCTTCATTCCGTGGCAGACCCTCCTGATCGTGATTCCAGTTCTGGCCGCCGTCGCCCTACTCGCGTTTCCTCGCATCGAACTCGCCCTCACGTTCCTGACCTGTATTTCCGTAATCGGACTGATCTACGAGTGGACTCACTTCCTGATCCACAGCGACTACAAGCCGAAAACTGCTCTCTACAAATCGGTTTGGCGAAATCACCGCAACCATCACTTCAAGAACGAGCACTACTGGTTCACCGTCACAACAGCCGGGACAGCCGACCGCGTACTGGGCACCTACCCCGCCCCGAAATCTGTGGAAACCTCTCCCACTGCCAAGAACTTGCATGGCGCCACATCGAACCTGTGA
- a CDS encoding SDR family oxidoreductase, with the protein MGSLDGRVAIITGAGRGIGREHALLFAREGASVVVNDLGGANDGSGADAGPAQQVVDEIIAAGGAAVANTDNVATWDGAEGLVRQAIREFGRLDILVNNAGILRDAFIAGMDESQWDSVIAVHLKGHAATLHHAAAYWKAQSKAGETVNASVINTASASGTFMPNAGQGNYGAAKAGIAALTLVAADELDRYGVRVNAIAPIARTRLTLATPGMGALFAAEVPEGEFDAFAPSNISPLVAYLAGPDCKLTGKVYAVQGGAITELAGWHDVNTIESEGPWTVADLAERL; encoded by the coding sequence ATGGGAAGTCTGGACGGTCGCGTAGCGATCATCACCGGTGCCGGACGCGGCATCGGCCGTGAGCATGCATTGCTCTTCGCCCGCGAAGGCGCCAGCGTCGTAGTCAACGACCTCGGCGGTGCCAACGACGGTTCCGGTGCGGATGCCGGCCCGGCGCAGCAGGTAGTCGACGAAATCATCGCCGCCGGCGGCGCAGCTGTTGCCAACACGGATAACGTCGCGACGTGGGACGGCGCGGAAGGTCTGGTCAGGCAGGCCATCCGCGAGTTCGGTCGACTCGACATCCTCGTCAACAATGCCGGCATCCTTCGCGACGCCTTTATCGCGGGCATGGACGAAAGCCAGTGGGACTCGGTCATTGCCGTTCACCTCAAAGGACATGCTGCGACGCTCCATCACGCTGCCGCGTACTGGAAAGCGCAGAGCAAGGCGGGGGAGACCGTCAATGCGTCGGTCATCAATACTGCTTCGGCCTCAGGCACATTCATGCCGAACGCCGGTCAGGGCAACTACGGCGCAGCGAAGGCCGGCATCGCAGCCCTGACCCTGGTAGCTGCCGACGAACTCGATCGGTACGGCGTGCGCGTCAACGCAATTGCCCCGATCGCGCGTACCCGACTGACTTTGGCGACCCCCGGAATGGGTGCGCTATTTGCAGCCGAAGTTCCCGAGGGCGAGTTCGACGCTTTTGCTCCGTCCAACATCTCGCCATTGGTGGCGTATCTCGCGGGGCCGGACTGCAAACTCACCGGCAAGGTCTATGCCGTACAGGGCGGGGCTATCACCGAGTTGGCCGGTTGGCATGACGTCAACACCATCGAGAGCGAAGGTCCCTGGACCGTCGCAGACCTCGCAGAGCGTCTGTAA
- a CDS encoding type II toxin-antitoxin system Rv0910 family toxin codes for MASVSVSAVLPASPEKTWDTLSDLSRWEEWLTIHQGWKSELPTTVSLGAKFTEVVSVMGMANKIEWTVEEVEVPKMVKIGGTGMAGVTVEFVLSVEADGTGSRATVDASFKGAMIVGPIGKAVAKNAKVDLEASLAKFAELVG; via the coding sequence ATGGCTTCCGTTTCCGTCTCAGCCGTACTGCCCGCTTCTCCCGAAAAGACTTGGGACACACTCTCTGATCTCTCGCGTTGGGAAGAATGGCTCACTATCCACCAGGGCTGGAAGAGTGAACTGCCCACCACGGTCTCGCTGGGCGCCAAGTTCACCGAAGTTGTTTCCGTGATGGGTATGGCCAACAAGATCGAGTGGACCGTCGAAGAGGTCGAGGTTCCCAAGATGGTCAAGATCGGGGGCACCGGAATGGCAGGTGTCACTGTAGAATTCGTTCTCTCCGTCGAAGCTGACGGCACGGGATCTCGTGCCACTGTCGACGCCAGCTTCAAGGGCGCCATGATCGTCGGGCCGATCGGCAAAGCAGTTGCCAAGAATGCCAAGGTGGATCTCGAGGCTTCGCTGGCGAAGTTCGCCGAGTTGGTCGGATAA
- a CDS encoding lipid-transfer protein, with protein MSNRVFVVGVGMTKFEKPGARDWDYPDMARESGTKALEDAGIEYSQVEQAFVGYVYGESTAGQRAVYELGMTGIPIVNVNNNCSTGSTALYLAVQAVKSGQADCALALGFEKMLPGSLGTMYDDREQPLMRHLLALAELQEFAMPPAPYMFGAAGLEHMERFGTTVEQFAKIAVKNHKHSMNNPYAQFQDEYTLEQILEAKKIHGPLTKLQCSPTSDGSGAAILASEAFVEKHGLAARAIEIVGQAMVTDMNSTFEDKSAISLVGADMTRKAAEKVYAQAGITAADVDVIELHDCFSTNELLTYEALGLCAEGDGGKLVDADDTTYGGRWVVNPSGGLISKGHPLGATGLAQCAELTWQLRGTADKRQVDGAKVALQHNIGLGGAVVVTAYKPYMR; from the coding sequence ATGAGCAACAGGGTTTTTGTCGTCGGCGTCGGCATGACGAAGTTCGAGAAGCCGGGAGCCCGTGACTGGGACTATCCCGACATGGCGCGGGAGTCCGGAACCAAGGCGCTCGAAGACGCGGGTATCGAGTACAGCCAGGTTGAGCAGGCGTTTGTCGGCTATGTGTACGGCGAGTCCACGGCAGGTCAGCGCGCTGTCTACGAGCTCGGCATGACGGGCATTCCCATAGTCAACGTCAACAACAACTGTTCGACGGGTTCGACCGCTCTGTACCTGGCAGTGCAAGCCGTCAAGAGTGGGCAGGCAGACTGCGCGTTGGCTCTGGGCTTCGAGAAGATGCTCCCCGGCTCGCTGGGCACCATGTACGACGACCGCGAACAGCCGTTGATGCGTCACTTGCTCGCGCTGGCTGAGCTTCAGGAATTTGCGATGCCGCCCGCCCCGTACATGTTCGGCGCCGCCGGCCTCGAGCACATGGAACGCTTCGGCACCACAGTCGAGCAGTTCGCGAAGATCGCAGTTAAAAACCACAAGCACTCGATGAACAACCCGTACGCGCAGTTCCAGGACGAGTACACGCTCGAGCAGATCCTCGAAGCGAAGAAAATCCACGGACCGCTCACCAAACTCCAGTGCTCACCCACTTCCGACGGATCCGGCGCTGCGATTCTGGCCAGCGAAGCATTTGTCGAGAAGCACGGACTGGCCGCCCGCGCCATCGAGATTGTCGGCCAGGCCATGGTCACCGACATGAACAGCACTTTCGAGGACAAGAGTGCCATCAGCCTCGTGGGTGCCGACATGACTCGTAAGGCCGCCGAAAAGGTCTATGCGCAAGCCGGAATCACGGCAGCCGACGTTGACGTCATCGAACTGCACGACTGCTTCTCCACCAACGAGTTGCTCACTTACGAAGCACTCGGTCTCTGTGCCGAAGGAGACGGTGGCAAGCTCGTCGACGCCGACGACACCACGTATGGCGGCCGATGGGTCGTCAACCCGTCCGGCGGTTTGATTTCCAAGGGTCACCCACTGGGCGCTACCGGCCTCGCCCAGTGTGCCGAACTCACCTGGCAACTCCGGGGAACTGCCGACAAGCGTCAGGTTGACGGCGCGAAAGTTGCTCTGCAGCACAATATCGGCCTCGGCGGCGCAGTTGTCGTCACGGCTTACAAGCCCTACATGCGTTGA
- a CDS encoding TMEM165/GDT1 family protein, with amino-acid sequence MLAAILLSFGVIFVAELGDKSQLMAMTFALRYRWWVVLGGITIATTLVHLVSVGVGHYLGVALPTAAISIVGGIAFLIFGLWTLRGDDLTEDEQNKAGRVTRSAFIAVASAFFLAELGDKTMLATITLATDNDWVGIWIGSTIGMVAADALAIIVGSVLGKHLPEGFIKIGAAVLFFVFGIWLLLEGIFPGSSAGIIGGAIVLGTAIAGALIRLMWKRAHPVQLPESTPEAVEQTGKTT; translated from the coding sequence TTGCTTGCTGCAATACTTTTGAGCTTCGGCGTCATCTTCGTCGCTGAACTCGGCGACAAGTCGCAACTGATGGCAATGACCTTCGCGTTGCGTTATCGCTGGTGGGTAGTTCTCGGCGGCATCACCATCGCCACCACTCTTGTTCACTTGGTTTCTGTTGGCGTCGGCCACTATCTGGGCGTCGCATTGCCGACCGCCGCGATCAGCATCGTCGGCGGTATCGCCTTCCTCATCTTCGGCCTCTGGACCCTGCGCGGCGACGACCTCACCGAGGACGAGCAGAACAAGGCCGGGCGAGTCACCCGATCCGCCTTCATTGCCGTCGCATCCGCATTCTTCCTCGCCGAACTCGGCGACAAGACCATGCTGGCCACCATCACTCTCGCCACCGACAACGATTGGGTGGGCATCTGGATCGGATCCACCATCGGCATGGTGGCCGCCGACGCACTGGCAATCATCGTGGGTTCTGTTCTCGGCAAGCATCTTCCGGAAGGCTTCATCAAGATCGGTGCGGCTGTACTGTTCTTCGTCTTCGGCATCTGGCTGCTTCTCGAGGGCATCTTCCCAGGCTCTTCCGCCGGCATCATCGGCGGCGCGATTGTCCTCGGCACCGCCATAGCGGGCGCACTGATCCGGCTGATGTGGAAGCGCGCCCACCCGGTACAGCTGCCCGAGTCCACCCCCGAAGCCGTGGAACAAACTGGTAAGACCACTTGA
- a CDS encoding acyl-CoA dehydrogenase produces the protein MARNAYELGLGLSEEHTALADSVRAFAERTITAEQVRAAVESRSEEKFPEFWPALVGQDLLGLAVPEAQGGHGAGLLTLAVALEALGRTVSPGPFVSTVLASAVLGAADSKARLEFLPGLLDGTHTAAVALGTPLVAEAADGGYRITGVLDAVLGGEHADVLLVPAALPEGVRYVVLDSSAVSITVQDSIDVLRGSARLEVDSVQISADRVLDGLTATRVRSIAAVVLGAEDVGVMSWCVSTASEYAKTRVQFGRPIGQFQGVKHKCAQMGIALEQARAVVWDAASALDKGDDTADFAADIAAVIVPDAAVQVAQDCIQVHGGIGFTWEHDAHLYYRRALSIRGILGTREDRANRVAQQAIDGISRASVLELPLEAEVIRGQIASELAKLVDLDEDDQLIALGDGGWVHPHLPKPYGRSAAPLEQIVISQEIKAAGIAMPQLLMGGWAVQAVVAHGTDKQKQELAVPTLQGELVWCQLFSEPGAGSDLASLSTKAEKVDGGWKVTGQKIWTTVAQFSDWAMLIARTDAAKPKHQGITYFVLDMSTPGITVRPLREMTGSALFNEVFLDDVFIPDENVVGEVNDGWNVARTTLAGERVALSQKMEAYASDTDLLKFAKSAHLSPIGRYRVGELVAESQAIDLIGSRVVLKQLSGIDVSTTSSVGKLLAMKISQSIAEFVVAELGAAGAVSIPGKPSDKAMEQLISGRATTIYGGTTEVQLNVIGERMLGLPRD, from the coding sequence ATGGCGCGCAATGCGTACGAACTCGGCCTCGGGCTCAGTGAAGAACACACAGCACTCGCAGATTCGGTGCGGGCCTTCGCCGAGCGCACCATCACTGCCGAACAGGTTCGGGCGGCGGTAGAGTCCCGGTCCGAGGAAAAGTTCCCGGAATTCTGGCCCGCCCTGGTCGGTCAGGATCTGCTGGGGCTCGCGGTCCCCGAGGCTCAGGGCGGCCACGGCGCGGGTCTTCTCACCCTCGCTGTGGCTCTGGAAGCCTTGGGCCGCACTGTCTCTCCCGGACCTTTTGTTTCGACTGTTCTGGCGAGTGCAGTTCTCGGTGCCGCAGATTCGAAGGCGAGACTGGAGTTCTTGCCGGGCCTACTCGACGGAACACACACGGCAGCCGTTGCTTTGGGTACACCCTTGGTGGCGGAAGCTGCTGACGGCGGCTACCGCATAACCGGTGTACTCGACGCTGTTCTTGGCGGCGAACATGCCGACGTGCTGCTGGTACCAGCGGCGTTACCCGAGGGCGTTCGGTACGTCGTACTCGACAGCAGTGCAGTCTCGATCACGGTGCAGGACAGTATCGATGTGCTGCGCGGTAGTGCACGCCTAGAAGTCGACAGTGTGCAGATAAGCGCCGATCGAGTGCTCGACGGTTTGACCGCAACTCGCGTACGATCCATCGCCGCCGTGGTTTTGGGCGCCGAGGACGTCGGCGTCATGTCCTGGTGTGTTTCCACGGCGTCGGAGTACGCCAAGACTCGTGTGCAGTTCGGACGTCCCATTGGCCAGTTCCAGGGTGTCAAGCACAAATGTGCTCAGATGGGCATTGCGCTCGAGCAAGCTCGTGCCGTGGTGTGGGATGCCGCAAGTGCCCTGGACAAGGGTGACGACACAGCAGATTTTGCTGCGGACATCGCCGCCGTCATTGTCCCCGACGCAGCGGTGCAGGTGGCGCAGGATTGCATCCAGGTCCACGGGGGCATCGGTTTCACGTGGGAGCACGACGCTCACTTGTACTACCGTCGGGCGCTGTCGATTCGTGGCATTCTCGGAACTCGCGAGGATCGTGCCAATCGTGTTGCGCAGCAGGCGATCGACGGCATCAGCCGGGCTTCGGTTCTCGAATTGCCGCTCGAGGCCGAGGTTATTCGCGGCCAGATCGCAAGCGAACTCGCGAAGCTGGTCGATCTGGACGAGGACGATCAGTTGATCGCTCTCGGTGATGGAGGTTGGGTCCACCCGCATCTACCGAAGCCGTACGGCCGCAGCGCCGCTCCGCTCGAGCAGATTGTGATCTCGCAGGAGATCAAGGCGGCCGGCATCGCGATGCCGCAACTCCTGATGGGCGGCTGGGCCGTTCAGGCGGTTGTTGCTCACGGCACTGACAAACAGAAGCAGGAACTGGCAGTACCCACATTGCAGGGCGAGTTGGTGTGGTGCCAGCTGTTCAGTGAGCCCGGCGCCGGTTCCGACCTCGCCTCGTTGTCGACGAAGGCCGAAAAGGTAGACGGCGGTTGGAAAGTCACCGGTCAGAAGATCTGGACCACGGTGGCGCAGTTCTCCGACTGGGCGATGCTCATTGCCCGCACGGATGCCGCCAAGCCGAAACATCAAGGCATCACCTACTTCGTGCTGGATATGTCGACGCCGGGAATCACTGTCCGTCCGTTGCGTGAAATGACGGGCTCGGCGCTGTTCAACGAAGTATTCCTCGACGACGTCTTCATTCCCGACGAGAATGTGGTCGGAGAAGTGAACGACGGCTGGAACGTCGCACGTACAACCCTGGCCGGTGAGCGCGTCGCGCTGAGTCAGAAGATGGAGGCTTATGCGTCGGACACGGATCTGCTGAAGTTCGCGAAGTCTGCACACCTCAGCCCGATCGGGCGCTACCGCGTCGGCGAGCTTGTTGCCGAAAGTCAGGCCATCGATCTCATCGGTTCTCGCGTTGTGCTCAAACAACTTTCGGGAATCGATGTAAGTACCACGTCGAGCGTCGGCAAGCTTCTGGCCATGAAGATCAGCCAGTCGATCGCCGAGTTCGTGGTCGCGGAACTAGGTGCTGCCGGAGCGGTCAGCATCCCGGGTAAGCCCAGCGACAAGGCGATGGAGCAGCTGATCTCAGGCCGCGCCACCACCATCTACGGCGGCACCACCGAGGTGCAGCTCAACGTGATCGGTGAGCGCATGCTCGGGTTGCCGCGCGACTGA